caTGGATTTAATAAACATCGAGTTTTATGACTTCAATAAAACCGTTGAGGATCAAATAAACCTATCGAAGCAAATTATGCAGGGTTTCAAACCCACAATGCTTGTTTTGCCTTATGACAAGTATACAGTGATAACAAGAACTCTACAAGATGAAAACTATCAACAATTATTGCACAACGGTATTTTGGGTTACGAGACCTCAGATAAATCTAAGGGTCCCGTATCGGCTAAGTATTACCATTTCAGTGATCACCCTACAAAAAAACCTTGGAACTACAAAAAGATCAGCGATGTTTCATGCGCTAAAAAAGCCCCAGAGGATTCTTGCAAGGTTTGGCTCAATCTCTTCGCTAACTACTTCGATGAAAGAGCAAAATACTGTGTAACCTAACTGTAATTACACTTGGCTTATCGACAAGAATATAACAAACGACAGACTTTCAGCTATTctatatattgaaataaaacaaataacCAGCCCATTTCATGAAGATTGCTATCTAAAAAGTGTAATAAATTTATGTTTCCATTCTACAAGAAACCCCTAATTATAGAATAAAATCTATAGGAATTAAAATCAATGACAAGTTGCAAAGCGTCCAAAGCAAGCAactctttctcttgtgtGTTCTGTTCtgtgcattttttttttttttttttttttttttatttctttggtGGTCTCGAGCGCTTTCCGATTGAACTTGAATGCACATAAAAAGGTTTTCAAAATACCTGCTCCATATTGTCATCAGATGCAGATCTTTCACTTACACCTTCCTTGCATTGAAAGAACTCTATTTTCATTCACTATAGTAGCATGTATCTCAATGTCAAACAAGCGGAAGTGGCATGTTTTATCGGCTATATGGGCACTAACAGGAAGGGATCAGGCACATAGTTAAGGAAATAATAGTCTACAAAAATATAACATATGAGTGTAGTTTTGGCACTGGTTTTGGTGTTAGGCGGTTGCTGCTCAAACGTGATAAGTTTCGAACATATATTACAAGGTAGCAGCATAAACTTGGGTAATGTTGTTACTTTTTCTCAGTTTCTTTCTGTAACAGTGATGCAGTTGCCCAGTGTATTCACTGTTGTATCACAACCACCTTTTTTAATCATCAGACGTCGAAAAATTCCATTGAAGATCCATTGTTTGGCAgttcttctatttttcaTGAGTTCAGTTGCTAATAACAGCGTCTTCAAGTTTGATATATCAGTTCCTCTTCATATCACAATAAGATGTTCCGGAACTGCATTGACTATGCTCATCGGATGGGCAGTTTGCAACAAGAGGTTTTCAAAGCTGGAGGTATTTTCTGCTATAATAATGACCTTAGGAGCCATAGTCACGTTATTGTATCGTGATAAGGAATTCTCACTTGATACCTTAAATTCTGCAAGTAAGAATAGTGGATTGACTAAAAAGTCAGCCATTGGTGTCCTTCTAATGCTCTTTGCAACTGCCTTGATGGCATTACTCTCACTGCTTAATGAATGGACCTATAAAAGGTACGGAAAGCACTGGAGAGAAACCTTATTCTACTCTCATTCCCTAGCTTTGTTACTGTTCATACCTGGAATTCCTAGACTAAAAGAGGAGTTCAAAGATCTCACCGTATTTTCCAACGTTATACAAGTGCCATTCCTCAAGCAACCAATATCCACAAAATTGGGAATGCTATTTGTTAATAATATGACACAGTTTGTCTGCGTCAATGGCGTCAATATGTTAGCAAGCCAGACTGATGCTTTAACACTTTCGGTTGCCCTATTGACTCGTAAGTTCATTAGCATTTTGTTGAGcgcatatatatacaaatcAGTGATGTCAAAAACGGCCTATCTCAGCACAACTTTAGTCCTCTTTGGCGCTAGTTTGTATTCTTATGCATCTAAGAAACGATCTGCACCTCTAACATAAACTATCctttatattttatgaGTTTTGATATAGATATAAGATAAACAGTTTCCAGAGTTGAATTAGGTTAAAGTGTCTTCAGAAAACTCCAATCCCCTTCCTCACATGTTACAGGCCTTACATATACTAGGAAAACGTAGCTAGCATCTCTGTACCTATATTATgtcttttggttttgatttggCGCCAGTTCCCATATTcttaaaaagaattgaaaaatacaTTAGCTTCAATAATGTTCAAATTTAGAAAAGCTcataaaacaataataagTATTGATCGAACCATTATTCCTAAAAATCGGGGAATTGATACTTTTAAAGCACCTGTGAAATATTGAGCATCTGAAATAGCATTAATTGATCTGCTACTATACTAAAGAATGACTACTAGTAGTTTTTCTACTGCTACAGACCTTTTTGAGTCGTTAAATGGACTCGATATAAGTG
This genomic interval from Kluyveromyces marxianus DMKU3-1042 DNA, complete genome, chromosome 4 contains the following:
- the YEA4 gene encoding Yea4p, with the translated sequence MSVVLALVLVLGGCCSNVISFEHILQGSSINLGNVVTFSQFLSVTVMQLPSVFTVVSQPPFLIIRRRKIPLKIHCLAVLLFFMSSVANNSVFKFDISVPLHITIRCSGTALTMLIGWAVCNKRFSKLEVFSAIIMTLGAIVTLLYRDKEFSLDTLNSASKNSGLTKKSAIGVLLMLFATALMALLSLLNEWTYKRYGKHWRETLFYSHSLALLLFIPGIPRLKEEFKDLTVFSNVIQVPFLKQPISTKLGMLFVNNMTQFVCVNGVNMLASQTDALTLSVALLTRKFISILLSAYIYKSVMSKTAYLSTTLVLFGASLYSYASKKRSAPLT